The following proteins come from a genomic window of Sulfitobacter indolifex:
- a CDS encoding DsbE family thiol:disulfide interchange protein, producing MSKDRQPVRKPRWLRFIVALPAMVFGAIAAAFLWGLFNNDDGLPSTMIGRDIPAFDLPPIEGRGKGLTTADLRGEVSLVNVWASWCVPCRVEMPLLVELAQTDSVPIHGINLKDKPAAARRFLAELGDPYDRIGADSSGRTAIDWGVYGVPETFVIDAKGRIAYKHVGPFNRRSLEEDILPVVRRLQQEQNA from the coding sequence ATGAGCAAGGACAGACAGCCTGTCCGCAAGCCACGGTGGTTGCGGTTCATTGTGGCCCTGCCTGCGATGGTATTCGGGGCCATCGCGGCGGCGTTTCTCTGGGGGCTGTTCAACAACGACGATGGCCTGCCCAGCACGATGATCGGCCGGGACATTCCCGCGTTTGATCTGCCGCCCATCGAAGGGCGCGGGAAGGGGCTCACGACGGCTGATCTGCGCGGCGAAGTGTCTCTCGTGAACGTCTGGGCTTCGTGGTGCGTGCCGTGTCGGGTTGAGATGCCACTGTTGGTGGAGCTGGCCCAAACCGACAGCGTGCCGATCCACGGCATCAACCTCAAGGACAAGCCCGCCGCCGCCCGCAGGTTCCTTGCGGAGCTTGGCGATCCTTATGACCGGATCGGTGCCGACAGCTCGGGCCGAACTGCGATTGACTGGGGCGTTTACGGCGTGCCGGAAACCTTTGTGATCGATGCTAAAGGGCGCATCGCTTACAAACATGTCGGCCCGTTCAATCGACGCTCGCTGGAGGAAGATATTCTTCCCGTGGTGCGGCGTTTGCAGCAGGAGCAGAACGCATGA
- a CDS encoding c-type cytochrome — MNRLGLTAVIGIAGAAAVAVWAGGKEDSPPALAVLGVPVDAEMIERGAGLYAESCASCHGADLEGQPDWRRRLDTGRMPAPPHDETGHTWHHADQQIFDITKNGLASVVPGYESDMPVFDSILSDAEITAILGYIKSTWPERERGFQAEVTAKDEGGA, encoded by the coding sequence ATGAACCGGTTGGGTCTGACCGCCGTGATCGGTATCGCAGGCGCGGCGGCGGTCGCTGTCTGGGCCGGGGGGAAGGAGGACAGCCCCCCGGCGCTCGCCGTGCTCGGCGTGCCGGTGGACGCAGAGATGATCGAGCGTGGCGCGGGGCTTTATGCCGAGAGCTGCGCCTCCTGCCACGGCGCCGATCTCGAAGGTCAGCCGGACTGGCGCAGGCGGCTCGACACTGGCCGCATGCCCGCGCCGCCGCATGATGAAACTGGCCATACGTGGCACCATGCCGATCAGCAGATTTTTGATATTACCAAGAACGGACTGGCTTCGGTCGTGCCGGGCTATGAAAGTGACATGCCGGTGTTCGACAGCATCCTGAGTGACGCAGAGATCACGGCGATCCTTGGCTATATCAAAAGCACCTGGCCCGAGCGGGAGCGCGGCTTTCAGGCTGAAGTCACCGCCAAGGATGAGGGCGGAGCATGA
- a CDS encoding DUF411 domain-containing protein, with product MNSKFTLGAAAALTAAGIIGFATFGMAENDNTPPADTVASTVPADRQMTIWRDPSCGCCDAYADFAEENGYHVTRIDDRDFDKRSVEVGVPEQGLGCHLAEVDGYYVSGLVPVEIIQRLTSERPEVTGITLPGMPQNAPGMAGKSGTLKTYAFGEDGVAVYSNE from the coding sequence ATGAACAGCAAATTCACCCTCGGCGCGGCCGCGGCCCTCACCGCCGCCGGTATCATCGGTTTCGCCACCTTCGGCATGGCGGAAAACGACAACACGCCGCCCGCCGACACCGTGGCAAGCACTGTCCCTGCAGATCGCCAAATGACCATCTGGCGCGACCCGTCCTGTGGCTGCTGCGATGCCTATGCCGATTTTGCCGAAGAGAACGGCTATCACGTGACCCGCATCGACGACCGAGATTTTGACAAACGCTCGGTCGAGGTCGGCGTGCCGGAACAGGGGCTGGGGTGCCACCTTGCCGAGGTCGATGGCTATTACGTCAGCGGTCTGGTGCCTGTTGAGATTATCCAGCGCCTGACATCCGAGCGCCCCGAGGTCACCGGCATCACGCTGCCGGGTATGCCCCAGAACGCGCCCGGCATGGCAGGCAAGAGCGGCACGCTCAAGACCTACGCTTTCGGTGAGGACGGCGTGGCCGTGTATTCAAATGAATGA
- a CDS encoding WD40/YVTN/BNR-like repeat-containing protein has protein sequence MSIHPSRDMSRRRVLSGGLAAIGATLILPHASLATTTGAAVRALHYDGDALVAASKRKLWRVSAPSGIQHIPLERSLTAITSHPETPGTLFAAVDPVGLMRSRDGGRTWADASAGLPATRVTALTQAALEPDMLYAALANDGLWRSQDAGESWEFVMDRPYLDGAEREVLTLVSVGNPTGMGGIWLYAGTDAGLTRVPDCFCRWQDVTADDAMDALAAGKTPPPAKPLPEDQPITHLALSPKAPERLYAGLATGLWTSTDAGVNWTRAAAGKIDALAVDPADPEHLVAVRDGTLSVSRDGGLTFDPLNIPQGDQT, from the coding sequence ATGTCTATTCATCCATCGCGCGATATGTCGCGCAGGCGTGTGCTGTCCGGCGGGCTTGCCGCAATTGGGGCGACGCTGATCCTTCCTCATGCCTCCCTCGCGACGACAACGGGGGCGGCGGTCCGTGCGCTGCATTATGACGGCGATGCACTCGTCGCGGCTTCAAAGCGCAAGCTTTGGCGCGTGTCCGCCCCGAGCGGCATCCAGCACATTCCGCTGGAGCGATCACTCACCGCGATCACCAGCCACCCAGAGACTCCGGGCACTTTGTTCGCGGCGGTTGATCCTGTCGGCCTTATGCGCAGCCGGGATGGGGGACGCACATGGGCAGACGCCAGCGCGGGCTTGCCTGCGACCCGCGTCACCGCGCTCACCCAGGCCGCGCTTGAGCCAGACATGCTCTATGCCGCCCTTGCAAACGACGGGCTTTGGCGCAGCCAAGACGCAGGAGAAAGCTGGGAATTCGTCATGGACCGGCCTTATCTCGATGGGGCCGAACGCGAGGTGTTGACGCTTGTCTCGGTGGGCAATCCGACTGGCATGGGCGGCATCTGGCTCTATGCCGGGACCGACGCCGGGCTGACCCGCGTGCCGGATTGCTTTTGCCGCTGGCAGGATGTGACCGCGGACGATGCGATGGATGCGCTGGCTGCGGGCAAAACGCCGCCGCCTGCCAAACCTCTGCCCGAAGACCAGCCGATCACCCATCTGGCACTCTCCCCCAAAGCGCCTGAACGGCTCTACGCTGGGCTGGCGACTGGCCTTTGGACCTCGACAGACGCGGGCGTGAATTGGACGCGTGCGGCGGCGGGAAAGATCGACGCGCTGGCTGTCGACCCTGCCGACCCTGAACACCTTGTCGCCGTTCGCGACGGCACTCTTTCGGTCAGCCGCGATGGTGGCCTGACCTTTGATCCCCTCAATATCCCTCAAGGAGACCAGACATGA
- a CDS encoding cation diffusion facilitator family transporter, which produces MAHDHAHIDPESGDRRVSLAIWANALLTVAQIVGGVFAGSLALIADALHNFSDMASLVIAFVARKIARRPADARMTFGYGRIEIVAALINYTTLILVGIYLIYEGGMRMIDPPAVAGWTVVILGGVALVVDTLTALLTYSMQKGSVNIRALFLHNLSDALASVAVIFGGTLIILYDLRWVDPAITIGIALYILYLALTEIGGPIRMLMLGSPPDMDAGAVVEAMTKVAGVRDVHHVHLWQMQEHEVALDCHVVLEGQDWTDLEAVKQAVKKMLANDFGITHSSLEFETSANAHQDAALFGHESGPTRAGKDAEHSVEASHDR; this is translated from the coding sequence ATGGCACATGATCACGCCCATATTGACCCCGAAAGCGGGGACCGCAGAGTATCTCTGGCCATCTGGGCGAATGCCCTTCTGACGGTGGCGCAGATCGTGGGCGGTGTCTTTGCAGGGTCGCTCGCCCTTATCGCGGACGCGCTGCACAACTTTTCGGACATGGCCTCACTGGTCATCGCCTTTGTCGCCCGAAAAATCGCACGGCGTCCGGCAGATGCGCGAATGACGTTTGGCTATGGCCGGATCGAAATCGTTGCGGCTTTGATTAACTACACCACGCTTATTCTTGTCGGGATATATCTGATCTACGAAGGCGGGATGCGCATGATTGATCCGCCTGCGGTGGCGGGTTGGACGGTGGTCATTCTGGGCGGGGTCGCGCTTGTCGTCGATACGTTGACGGCGCTGCTCACCTACTCGATGCAAAAGGGCAGCGTGAATATCAGGGCGCTGTTCTTGCACAACCTGTCAGATGCGCTGGCCTCGGTCGCGGTGATTTTCGGCGGCACGCTCATCATCCTTTACGATCTGCGTTGGGTTGATCCGGCGATCACCATCGGTATTGCGCTTTATATTCTCTATCTGGCCCTTACTGAAATTGGCGGTCCGATCCGTATGTTGATGCTGGGCAGCCCGCCTGACATGGATGCGGGCGCTGTGGTCGAGGCAATGACCAAGGTCGCTGGCGTCAGGGACGTGCATCATGTTCATCTTTGGCAGATGCAAGAGCATGAGGTGGCGCTCGATTGCCATGTGGTGTTGGAGGGGCAAGATTGGACGGACCTTGAAGCCGTGAAGCAGGCGGTCAAGAAAATGCTCGCGAATGACTTCGGCATCACCCATTCAAGCCTTGAGTTTGAAACTTCCGCGAATGCCCATCAGGATGCCGCGTTGTTTGGGCATGAGAGCGGCCCGACGCGCGCTGGCAAAGACGCTGAGCACAGCGTTGAGGCGTCGCACGACCGCTGA
- a CDS encoding MerR family transcriptional regulator: protein MLAIGILAKRTGTKVQTIRYYEHIGLMPEPGRTEGGQRRYGDAELDRLSFIRHSRQLGFSLEAIRELLGLSDTPDRSCADVDAIAQKQLRQVEARLVRLEALRVELQRMIGACNADRVADCRILEVLRDHEECLADHGATA from the coding sequence ATGCTTGCTATCGGCATACTCGCAAAGCGCACTGGCACCAAAGTGCAGACGATCCGCTATTACGAGCATATCGGTCTAATGCCTGAACCCGGCCGGACCGAAGGCGGCCAGCGGCGCTATGGCGATGCCGAGTTGGACCGTCTCTCCTTCATCCGCCATTCCCGCCAGCTCGGCTTTTCGCTGGAGGCGATCCGAGAGTTGCTTGGCCTCTCTGACACGCCCGACCGATCCTGCGCTGATGTCGATGCCATCGCCCAAAAACAACTTCGCCAAGTCGAGGCGCGGCTTGTGCGGCTCGAGGCCCTCCGCGTTGAATTGCAACGCATGATCGGTGCCTGCAATGCGGATCGGGTGGCTGATTGTCGCATCCTTGAGGTGCTGCGCGACCATGAGGAATGCCTCGCCGATCACGGGGCCACCGCCTGA
- a CDS encoding YnfA family protein, whose protein sequence is MPAALLYPLAALAEIVGCFAVWAWWRGASPLWLVPGMISLALFAGLLALVEAGFAGRAFAAYGGVYIAASLTWMWAVEGQRPDLWDAAGAGLCILGAAVIILAPRAG, encoded by the coding sequence ATGCCTGCCGCCCTGCTCTATCCGCTTGCGGCATTGGCTGAGATCGTCGGGTGTTTTGCGGTCTGGGCGTGGTGGCGCGGCGCATCGCCGCTGTGGCTGGTGCCGGGGATGATCAGCTTGGCGCTGTTTGCGGGGTTGTTGGCCTTGGTCGAAGCCGGGTTCGCCGGGCGCGCTTTTGCGGCCTATGGCGGCGTTTATATCGCGGCTTCGCTGACATGGATGTGGGCGGTAGAAGGGCAGCGGCCTGATCTTTGGGATGCTGCCGGGGCGGGCCTCTGCATTCTTGGCGCAGCGGTGATTATTCTCGCGCCCCGCGCCGGATAG
- a CDS encoding HupE/UreJ family protein, protein MNTVPRGWTDFGARRIAILSLVTTTLLIQSASYALAHNVTPGDAGYIQEIWGVNIIPFMYLGAKHMVTGYDHILFLFGVVFFLYKMKDVGIYVSIFAVGHSTTMLAGVWFGWGINAYIVDAIIGLSVVYKALDNLAAYQRWFGVQPNTKVATLIFGFFHGTGLATKLLDYEIASDGLLANLLAFNVGVEMGQLMALAVILIVMGFWRKSPNFFRQAYTANVIMMAMGFILMGLQITGYFVAA, encoded by the coding sequence ATGAACACAGTCCCACGGGGCTGGACCGATTTTGGCGCACGCCGGATCGCGATCCTGTCCCTTGTCACAACTACCTTGCTCATTCAGAGCGCAAGCTATGCCTTGGCGCATAATGTCACGCCCGGGGATGCGGGCTATATTCAGGAAATCTGGGGGGTGAACATCATTCCCTTCATGTATCTCGGTGCCAAACACATGGTGACGGGTTACGACCACATCCTGTTTTTGTTCGGCGTCGTCTTCTTTCTCTACAAGATGAAAGACGTCGGCATCTATGTCAGCATCTTTGCCGTGGGGCATTCGACCACGATGCTGGCCGGTGTTTGGTTCGGCTGGGGCATCAACGCCTATATCGTTGACGCCATCATTGGCCTGTCGGTCGTCTACAAGGCGCTCGACAACCTCGCCGCCTATCAGCGCTGGTTCGGTGTGCAGCCCAATACCAAGGTTGCAACGCTGATCTTTGGCTTCTTCCACGGCACCGGTCTGGCCACCAAGCTTCTCGACTACGAGATCGCCTCGGACGGCCTTTTGGCCAACCTTCTGGCGTTTAACGTAGGCGTTGAGATGGGCCAGCTGATGGCGCTTGCCGTCATCCTTATCGTCATGGGCTTTTGGCGGAAATCACCCAACTTCTTCCGCCAAGCCTACACCGCAAACGTCATCATGATGGCTATGGGGTTCATCCTCATGGGCCTTCAAATCACCGGCTATTTCGTAGCCGCGTAA
- a CDS encoding metal-sensing transcriptional repressor — MSDTHIHASHPALIARLKRADGHLRAVITMLEAGKPCVDVAQQLQAVEKAVTNAKRVLIHDHIDHCLEVDGSESDRAELKTITRYL; from the coding sequence ATGTCAGACACCCATATTCATGCAAGTCATCCCGCCCTCATTGCCCGGCTGAAACGTGCCGATGGGCATCTGCGTGCGGTGATCACGATGTTAGAGGCAGGCAAACCCTGCGTTGACGTGGCGCAGCAGCTGCAGGCCGTTGAGAAGGCCGTGACCAACGCCAAACGCGTGTTGATCCATGACCACATCGACCATTGCCTTGAGGTCGATGGCTCCGAGAGTGACCGCGCCGAGCTTAAGACCATCACCCGTTACCTCTGA
- a CDS encoding MFS transporter, which produces MLGVLSDRTYRHLFLAQVVALLGTGLATMALGLLAYDLAGDRAAMVLGTVFTIKMVAYVGIAPIAGAFAERLPRRALLVTLDLVRAAVALALPFVTEVWQIYILIFFLQSASAAFTPTFQATIPDVLPDEARYTRALSLSRLAYDLENIISPALAAVLLTVISYNALFLGTVAGFGASALLVLTVVLPGPQATVPRGIYDRTTRGLRIYLATPRLRGLLGLNLAVSSAGAMVLVNSVVLVRGQLGLDDTALAWSMFAYGAGSMSAALALPRVLDKYPDRPVMMTGAWLMMLALFGIAAGIMVFGLSWPLLLTIWLLIGLGNSAVLTPSGRLLRRSAQPEDRPAVFAAQFALSHACWLITYPLAGWTMTAFGTVPALILLGSLAALGIIAALRVWPADVSDNTGASSTHF; this is translated from the coding sequence ATGCTGGGTGTTTTATCGGATCGAACCTACAGACACCTCTTCCTCGCCCAAGTTGTCGCGCTTCTTGGCACTGGCTTGGCAACGATGGCGCTTGGCCTGTTGGCCTATGATCTGGCCGGGGATCGGGCCGCCATGGTGCTGGGCACCGTCTTTACGATCAAGATGGTGGCCTATGTCGGCATCGCGCCGATTGCTGGTGCCTTTGCCGAGCGTCTGCCGCGCCGCGCTCTGTTGGTCACGTTGGACCTGGTGCGGGCGGCGGTGGCCTTGGCTCTCCCCTTCGTGACCGAGGTTTGGCAGATCTATATCCTGATCTTCTTCCTGCAATCAGCCTCAGCCGCCTTTACGCCGACCTTTCAGGCAACCATCCCTGACGTGCTGCCCGACGAGGCGCGCTATACCAGAGCGCTGTCCTTGTCCCGTTTGGCCTATGATCTGGAGAACATCATCTCGCCCGCGCTGGCCGCTGTGCTGCTGACGGTGATAAGCTACAACGCCCTTTTTCTTGGGACGGTCGCAGGTTTCGGGGCCTCGGCGCTGCTGGTGCTGACGGTCGTTCTGCCCGGCCCCCAAGCGACAGTCCCGCGCGGGATTTATGACCGCACCACGCGGGGGCTGCGGATCTACCTCGCAACACCGCGGTTGCGCGGGCTGCTGGGGCTAAACCTCGCGGTGTCGTCGGCGGGCGCGATGGTTTTGGTGAACTCGGTTGTGCTGGTGCGGGGGCAACTGGGGCTTGATGATACGGCGCTGGCTTGGTCCATGTTCGCCTACGGGGCTGGCAGCATGAGCGCGGCGCTGGCTCTGCCCAGAGTGCTGGACAAGTACCCGGACAGACCCGTCATGATGACAGGGGCTTGGCTGATGATGCTGGCTCTGTTTGGGATCGCAGCGGGCATCATGGTTTTCGGCTTATCTTGGCCCCTCCTGCTGACGATTTGGCTGCTCATCGGCCTGGGCAATTCTGCGGTTCTGACCCCCTCGGGCCGTCTCTTGCGCCGATCGGCTCAGCCAGAAGACCGGCCTGCTGTATTTGCAGCGCAATTCGCGCTGTCTCATGCTTGCTGGCTGATCACCTATCCTTTGGCAGGTTGGACCATGACCGCATTCGGAACGGTTCCAGCGCTGATACTGCTGGGTAGTTTGGCCGCGCTCGGGATCATAGCAGCCCTGCGCGTTTGGCCCGCTGACGTATCGGATAACACGGGCGCGTCTAGCACTCATTTTTGA
- a CDS encoding DUF6552 family protein produces the protein MLSDAVTEGPRFDRLVFVVKWGASIIQILGYTATGFGWTPWNLYLFLIGVLGWFAVGALWNDKALMLVHLVALGAMVAGMTSGSPS, from the coding sequence GTGCTGTCTGACGCTGTCACCGAGGGCCCAAGATTTGACCGCTTGGTTTTTGTAGTCAAATGGGGTGCATCGATCATCCAGATCCTGGGCTACACCGCTACAGGGTTTGGATGGACGCCATGGAACCTTTATCTGTTTCTGATCGGCGTGTTGGGGTGGTTTGCTGTTGGCGCGTTGTGGAATGACAAAGCGTTGATGCTGGTCCATCTTGTCGCGCTCGGTGCGATGGTCGCGGGAATGACAAGTGGGTCGCCTTCATAG
- a CDS encoding SDR family oxidoreductase, with the protein MPVEKVALITAGGSGMGADAARQLAADGFKVGILSSSGKGEALGVELGGFGVTGSNTSPDDLSALVQGAVERWGRVDALINSAGHGPKGPVLEISDDDWHMGMEVYLMNVVRPTRLVTPVMQAQGGGAIINISTFAAFEPDPLFPTSGVFRAGLAAFTKLYSDKYAADNIRMNNVLPGFIDSLPETEDRRARIPMGRYGRAQEVSSVISLLASEGGGYITGQNLRIDGGLTRAV; encoded by the coding sequence ATGCCAGTAGAAAAAGTAGCGCTTATCACCGCAGGCGGAAGTGGAATGGGTGCAGATGCTGCCCGTCAGTTGGCCGCAGACGGGTTCAAGGTGGGCATCCTTTCATCATCAGGCAAAGGCGAGGCGCTTGGCGTTGAGTTAGGCGGATTTGGTGTTACAGGCTCCAACACCAGCCCTGACGACCTGTCTGCCTTGGTTCAAGGCGCAGTTGAGCGTTGGGGCCGTGTAGACGCGCTGATCAACTCTGCTGGTCATGGCCCCAAAGGGCCGGTGCTGGAGATATCGGATGATGACTGGCACATGGGCATGGAAGTCTACCTGATGAACGTCGTCCGTCCGACTCGCCTTGTTACACCGGTCATGCAGGCACAGGGAGGCGGAGCCATCATCAACATCTCGACATTCGCGGCCTTCGAGCCTGATCCGCTCTTTCCGACTTCAGGCGTCTTCCGCGCAGGGCTTGCTGCGTTCACCAAGCTTTATTCCGATAAATACGCTGCCGACAATATTCGTATGAATAATGTCCTGCCCGGCTTCATTGACAGCTTGCCGGAAACCGAGGATCGCAGGGCGCGCATTCCCATGGGGCGCTACGGGCGCGCGCAGGAAGTGTCTTCGGTAATATCGCTTCTGGCCTCTGAAGGCGGTGGCTATATAACCGGTCAGAACCTGCGTATCGACGGCGGTTTGACCCGTGCTGTCTGA
- a CDS encoding LysR substrate-binding domain-containing protein → MSQLPPLNGLRAFDVAGRFLNFRAAADELGVTQGAVAQQVRQLEAHLGVPLFERLPKGLAFTSAGRSYHVNVATAFEALRNATDQLKPEPGKVLVSVTPTFAAKWLIPNLPDFSAKHPDIDLRILATEKVSSFHSDGIDLAVRQGMPPFGAALNAHLLFRQQVVAVAAPGLVGEHILPVSPQAISSMPKLHDAHDLWPKFLDLLNIEDKGGRGLRLNQTSLAVDAALFGQGVALVSRFLVAAEIATKRLIQITPQSLSGEQDFYLLATRNSKHNAAIDVVVAWFLDQAER, encoded by the coding sequence ATGTCTCAACTTCCTCCCCTCAACGGGTTACGTGCATTTGACGTGGCCGGCAGGTTTCTAAATTTCCGCGCGGCTGCCGATGAATTGGGCGTTACTCAAGGTGCCGTGGCCCAGCAGGTGCGCCAGCTTGAGGCGCATTTAGGGGTGCCCTTGTTTGAAAGGCTGCCCAAAGGGCTGGCCTTCACTTCGGCGGGACGGAGTTATCACGTGAATGTTGCCACCGCATTCGAGGCTCTTCGCAATGCGACGGACCAACTCAAGCCGGAACCCGGCAAAGTCCTTGTCAGTGTCACGCCGACATTCGCCGCAAAGTGGCTGATCCCTAATCTGCCCGACTTTTCGGCCAAGCACCCTGATATCGACCTGCGCATTCTGGCAACAGAAAAGGTTTCAAGCTTTCACAGTGATGGAATTGACCTTGCCGTGAGGCAAGGCATGCCGCCCTTTGGGGCCGCCCTCAACGCTCACCTTTTATTTCGCCAGCAGGTTGTCGCAGTGGCAGCACCAGGCCTTGTTGGCGAGCACATCCTGCCTGTAAGCCCACAGGCCATATCCTCCATGCCCAAACTCCACGATGCGCATGATCTTTGGCCAAAATTTCTGGACTTGCTCAATATTGAAGATAAAGGGGGGCGCGGGCTGCGTCTCAATCAAACGTCTCTGGCTGTGGATGCTGCGCTCTTTGGTCAAGGTGTGGCTCTGGTAAGCCGTTTTCTTGTAGCTGCGGAGATCGCGACCAAGCGACTGATCCAGATCACGCCACAATCCCTCTCCGGCGAACAGGATTTCTACCTGCTCGCCACCAGAAACTCCAAACATAACGCCGCGATTGATGTGGTGGTGGCATGGTTTCTGGATCAAGCTGAAAGGTAA
- a CDS encoding pyridoxal phosphate-dependent decarboxylase family protein has translation MSKLPETLDPADWETHRAVAHQMVDDAIDYIRDVRSRPVWQDMPPQVREQFRKGLSHEGMPLPNVYQQVMTEVFPFPMGNIHPRFWMWYMGASNFTGAMGDFLAAILGSNLGGGDHAAAEIDKQVIGWMKEMIGYPAEASGTLVSGGSMANLIGLTVARNVMSGIDLRNEGIGALSAPMRFYGSDQVHSCHRIAVEAMGLGNNALRRIPSDADCRMDLAALRTAITEDRASGLHPACVIATAGTVNTGAIDDLAAIADLCAEEGLWMHVDGCIGGLLAIAPKGRAMVNGIARADSIAIDPHKWLHAPFEVGCALVKDADAHLRTFTVTPEYLEAAPRGIASGAWLHDFGLQTSRGFRALKVWMALKEHGLAKFGRLIDQDLDHACYLSDRIIATPNLELCFPGVINIVCFRYDPGGLSEEALKRLNTEIMVRMQETGIAAVSDTTVRGRHCLRAAINNHRTLPSDLDMLTGEVVRLGEILAQNTRMKKG, from the coding sequence ATGTCCAAATTACCGGAAACGCTTGATCCCGCTGACTGGGAAACGCACCGCGCCGTTGCGCATCAAATGGTCGACGACGCCATCGATTACATCCGAGATGTCCGATCCCGCCCCGTCTGGCAGGACATGCCGCCACAGGTGCGCGAGCAGTTTCGTAAGGGCTTGTCTCATGAAGGTATGCCGCTGCCAAACGTCTATCAGCAGGTGATGACAGAGGTTTTCCCCTTCCCGATGGGCAATATCCATCCGCGGTTCTGGATGTGGTATATGGGGGCCAGTAACTTCACCGGGGCGATGGGCGACTTCCTCGCGGCCATTCTCGGATCGAACCTTGGCGGCGGCGATCATGCAGCTGCTGAAATCGACAAGCAGGTTATCGGCTGGATGAAGGAAATGATCGGCTATCCGGCAGAGGCCAGCGGCACCTTGGTCTCGGGTGGCTCAATGGCGAACCTGATCGGACTGACTGTCGCGCGCAACGTCATGTCTGGTATCGACCTGAGGAACGAGGGCATCGGCGCCCTTTCTGCACCAATGCGCTTTTACGGCTCGGATCAGGTCCACTCCTGCCACCGCATCGCTGTTGAAGCGATGGGGCTTGGCAACAATGCTTTGCGGCGTATTCCGTCCGACGCGGACTGCCGAATGGATCTTGCAGCCCTCCGCACAGCTATCACAGAGGACCGCGCCTCCGGCCTGCACCCCGCCTGCGTGATTGCAACAGCGGGGACCGTGAACACCGGCGCCATTGACGACCTCGCGGCCATCGCCGACCTCTGCGCTGAGGAAGGTCTTTGGATGCACGTCGACGGCTGCATCGGCGGACTTCTGGCCATCGCACCGAAAGGGCGCGCAATGGTAAACGGGATCGCACGAGCCGACTCGATCGCTATTGATCCACACAAGTGGCTGCATGCCCCCTTTGAGGTCGGCTGCGCCTTGGTGAAAGATGCAGACGCGCATCTCCGCACATTCACTGTTACGCCCGAGTATCTTGAGGCAGCACCGCGAGGCATCGCCTCGGGCGCATGGCTGCACGACTTCGGGCTCCAGACGTCGCGCGGGTTCCGGGCGCTGAAGGTCTGGATGGCACTGAAGGAACACGGTCTGGCGAAATTCGGGCGGCTGATCGATCAAGACCTCGACCATGCCTGCTATCTCTCCGACCGGATCATCGCCACACCGAACTTGGAGCTATGCTTTCCGGGCGTCATAAATATCGTCTGCTTTCGATACGATCCCGGAGGACTGTCGGAAGAGGCCCTCAAGCGACTGAACACAGAGATAATGGTGCGCATGCAGGAGACTGGCATCGCCGCGGTCTCGGACACGACGGTAAGAGGACGACATTGCTTGAGAGCTGCAATAAATAATCATCGGACCCTCCCGTCCGACTTGGACATGTTGACTGGCGAGGTCGTCCGGCTGGGTGAGATACTGGCTCAAAACACCAGAATGAAAAAAGGTTAA